Proteins encoded in a region of the Enterococcus gilvus ATCC BAA-350 genome:
- the larC gene encoding nickel pincer cofactor biosynthesis protein LarC, with product MKNLYLEPFSGLSGDMLNGLLIDLGGDVAALEQELAKLSVGNYHLHVQRIAKNSIYGTDFDVHLAHGIKDNGVPHDFDAHASHVHPAHEQAHEHSHAHTHSHSEARNLRDILALIDQSALSQQVKQHSRQVFNDIAKAEAAVHNKPIEEIHFHEVGAIDSIVDVVSFFILWEQLQIAHVYSSPITEGSGTIAVAHGVMPVPVPAVMQLRKGTNLIIHQDTDVRTELVTPTGIAIFKEIHPSFVLNGVQQIEKVGYGFGKRETGKFNALRGSLMAVEPSKRENHQTQDQILKIEANIDDQTPEQLGFVMALLLDQGVLDVFYTPIQMKKNRCGILLTVLCTPEQKEFFTKLLFKQTATIGVRYTQMARTVMARQFVTKQTPYGEIQVKQNRYEDIEKNTLEFQDCQRIAKENNLSIYEVYKKLEKYS from the coding sequence ATGAAAAATCTATATTTGGAACCATTCTCCGGTCTTAGCGGAGACATGCTAAACGGACTTTTGATCGATCTAGGCGGAGATGTGGCGGCGTTAGAACAAGAATTAGCCAAGCTTTCTGTAGGGAATTACCATCTCCATGTTCAAAGGATCGCTAAAAACAGTATCTATGGAACTGATTTTGATGTTCATTTAGCCCACGGAATCAAGGATAACGGTGTCCCTCATGATTTCGATGCACACGCGTCTCATGTGCACCCTGCCCATGAGCAGGCCCACGAACATAGTCATGCCCATACGCATAGCCATTCAGAGGCTCGAAATCTACGGGACATCTTAGCGCTGATTGATCAGAGTGCCCTCTCTCAACAGGTCAAGCAACATAGCCGACAGGTCTTCAACGACATTGCCAAGGCAGAGGCCGCTGTGCACAACAAACCAATCGAAGAAATCCATTTTCATGAAGTAGGGGCGATCGATTCAATCGTCGATGTCGTAAGTTTCTTTATTCTATGGGAACAATTGCAAATTGCGCACGTTTATTCCTCGCCGATAACAGAAGGCTCTGGCACGATCGCCGTCGCCCATGGGGTCATGCCTGTTCCTGTACCGGCAGTGATGCAATTAAGAAAAGGAACCAACTTGATCATCCATCAAGACACTGACGTGCGGACAGAACTCGTCACACCAACCGGTATCGCGATTTTCAAGGAAATTCACCCTTCATTTGTTCTCAACGGTGTTCAGCAAATTGAGAAAGTGGGGTATGGGTTCGGCAAACGAGAAACAGGGAAATTCAATGCGCTGCGAGGTTCGTTGATGGCTGTCGAGCCAAGTAAACGGGAAAATCATCAGACGCAAGATCAAATTTTAAAGATCGAGGCGAATATTGACGATCAAACGCCAGAGCAATTAGGGTTTGTGATGGCTCTCTTATTGGATCAGGGCGTGCTTGATGTTTTTTATACGCCGATCCAGATGAAGAAAAACCGGTGTGGGATTCTACTGACGGTCCTCTGTACACCAGAGCAAAAAGAATTCTTTACGAAGCTTTTGTTCAAACAAACAGCAACGATCGGGGTGCGGTATACCCAGATGGCTCGAACAGTGATGGCGCGACAGTTCGTTACGAAGCAGACACCGTATGGAGAAATCCAGGTGAAGCAAAATCGTTACGAAGACATTGAAAAGAACACGCTGGAATTCCAAGACTGTCAACGAATCGC
- the larB gene encoding nickel pincer cofactor biosynthesis protein LarB, which produces MDKKELLRNVQLGKLSVEEAAEKLTGFNELGYAKIDTQRKERNGFPEIIYGEGKNLEQIIGIVTVLKEEQKPILATRISSEKGRALQDTFPDGSYFELARCFVLQPVQPDSETYIAIVTAGTSDVPVAEEAAVTAETFGNQVKRIYDVGVAGIHRLFARLEEIQQASVVIVIAGMEGALVSVVGGLVDVPVIAVPTSIGYGSNFQGMTALLGMLNSCSSGVSVVNIDNGFGAAYSASMINQLRRKK; this is translated from the coding sequence ATGGACAAGAAAGAATTGCTTAGAAACGTACAGCTAGGAAAACTGTCCGTTGAGGAAGCTGCTGAAAAACTGACGGGCTTTAATGAATTAGGTTATGCCAAAATCGACACGCAACGAAAAGAAAGAAATGGTTTTCCTGAGATCATTTACGGCGAAGGAAAGAACCTTGAGCAGATCATCGGAATAGTGACTGTTCTTAAAGAAGAACAAAAGCCGATTCTTGCGACGCGGATATCTTCGGAAAAGGGGCGTGCGTTGCAGGACACGTTCCCGGATGGAAGTTATTTTGAGCTGGCCCGGTGCTTTGTCCTTCAGCCTGTGCAGCCAGACTCTGAAACGTATATTGCGATCGTTACTGCGGGGACATCCGATGTTCCTGTTGCTGAAGAAGCAGCCGTGACAGCAGAAACCTTCGGCAACCAGGTGAAGCGGATCTATGATGTGGGCGTTGCTGGAATCCACCGGCTGTTTGCTCGTTTAGAAGAGATTCAACAGGCGTCTGTCGTGATCGTGATCGCTGGAATGGAAGGCGCATTGGTCAGTGTAGTAGGAGGCTTGGTCGATGTGCCGGTGATCGCAGTTCCAACAAGTATCGGATACGGAAGCAATTTTCAAGGAATGACGGCCTTGTTGGGGATGCTGAATAGCTGTTCTTCTGGTGTCAGCGTTGTCAACATCGATAACGGGTTCGGTGCAGCCTATTCAGCCAGCATGATCAATCAATTAAGGAGAAAAAAATGA
- the larA gene encoding nickel-dependent lactate racemase — MVDVKLPYDKQLITAKIPEKNFAGLLESKAENFQAALSEKETVEKSLDDPIGSRSLEELAKGKKDIVIISSDHTRPVPSHIITPILLRRIRSTAPDARIRILVATGFHRPSTREELINKYGQEIVDNEEIVMHVSTDDSSMKKIGQLPSGGDCIINRIAAEADLLIAEGFIESHFFAGFSGGRKAVLPGVASYRTIMANHSGEFIDSQKARTGNLNHNPIHKDMVYAARTANLAFIVNVVLDGEKKIIGSFAGDMEDAHKVGCEFVRELASVQKIPSDIAISTNGGFPLDQNIYQAVKGMTAAEATNKEGGVIIMVAASGDGHGGEGFYHNLADVSDPKEFLDQAIHTPRLETVPDQWTSQILARILVHHHVIYVSDKVDPTLITTMHMDSAQTIDEAMEKAFEIEGNEAKVTVIRDGLSVIVQ; from the coding sequence ATGGTAGACGTTAAATTACCATACGACAAACAATTGATCACAGCAAAAATCCCTGAAAAGAATTTTGCAGGTCTATTGGAGTCAAAAGCAGAGAATTTCCAAGCGGCTCTTTCAGAAAAAGAGACCGTAGAAAAATCATTGGACGATCCGATCGGAAGCCGTTCATTAGAAGAATTGGCGAAAGGCAAGAAGGACATCGTCATCATCAGTTCTGACCACACAAGACCCGTTCCTTCACATATTATCACACCTATTCTGTTACGCCGTATCCGAAGCACAGCCCCAGACGCCCGCATCCGTATTTTGGTTGCGACAGGGTTCCACCGGCCATCCACACGGGAAGAACTTATCAATAAATACGGTCAGGAAATTGTTGATAATGAAGAAATCGTCATGCACGTCTCAACAGATGATTCTTCGATGAAAAAAATCGGTCAACTGCCCTCCGGCGGCGACTGCATTATCAATCGCATCGCGGCAGAAGCTGACCTTCTGATTGCCGAAGGGTTCATTGAATCCCACTTCTTCGCAGGCTTTTCTGGCGGACGAAAGGCAGTTTTACCGGGGGTTGCTTCTTATAGAACCATCATGGCTAACCACTCTGGCGAATTTATCGACTCTCAAAAAGCGAGAACAGGAAATTTGAATCACAATCCGATTCATAAGGATATGGTATATGCGGCTCGCACAGCCAACTTAGCGTTCATCGTGAATGTGGTTCTTGATGGAGAAAAAAAGATCATCGGCTCCTTTGCGGGAGATATGGAGGACGCACATAAAGTCGGCTGTGAGTTTGTTCGTGAATTAGCCAGTGTGCAAAAAATCCCAAGTGACATTGCGATTTCAACAAACGGGGGCTTTCCTCTTGACCAAAACATTTACCAAGCAGTGAAAGGAATGACCGCAGCCGAGGCAACAAATAAAGAAGGTGGCGTCATTATTATGGTCGCTGCATCAGGAGACGGTCACGGCGGCGAAGGGTTTTACCATAATTTAGCAGATGTCAGTGATCCAAAAGAATTCTTGGATCAAGCAATCCATACACCGCGCTTAGAAACGGTCCCAGATCAGTGGACATCGCAAATCTTAGCAAGAATCTTGGTTCACCATCATGTGATCTACGTTTCTGATAAAGTTGATCCGACATTGATCACGACTATGCATATGGATAGTGCTCAGACCATTGATGAAGCAATGGAAAAGGCGTTTGAAATTGAAGGCAATGAGGCAAAAGTCACGGTCATCCGAGATGGCTTATCTGTAATCGTTCAATAG
- a CDS encoding Crp/Fnr family transcriptional regulator encodes MEADYLVSFLEEKQTTIIKKRRHTYLSYHGLEEAYTYVLKDGIVKTSIILKDGREFNLSYIVAPDIISLLKDEVSNYTSAPFNVRIESEEASFYRIPRASFWEYVKHNQQLQDYVRDYYRKKLSENIQALQNMTMNGKKGAVCAFINKLVTLFGIKQASGILIDFPITNEDIAGFCGISTRNSVNRIIHDLKQEKVIEIQHQKIVVLDLDYLADYTTQ; translated from the coding sequence GTGGAGGCAGATTATTTAGTTTCTTTCTTAGAAGAGAAGCAAACGACCATTATCAAAAAGAGAAGACATACCTATTTGTCTTATCACGGATTAGAGGAGGCCTATACGTATGTCCTAAAGGATGGGATCGTCAAAACGAGTATCATTCTTAAAGACGGGCGAGAATTTAATCTATCGTATATTGTCGCTCCAGACATTATTTCCCTATTAAAGGATGAGGTATCGAACTATACTTCAGCCCCCTTTAACGTCCGGATCGAATCGGAGGAAGCGAGTTTCTATCGTATTCCGCGAGCGAGCTTTTGGGAATATGTCAAACACAACCAGCAATTACAGGACTATGTTCGAGATTATTACCGAAAAAAATTATCCGAAAACATACAAGCCCTGCAAAACATGACGATGAATGGGAAAAAAGGAGCAGTCTGCGCCTTTATCAATAAACTCGTCACCCTTTTTGGCATCAAGCAAGCGTCGGGAATCTTGATCGATTTTCCTATAACAAATGAAGACATCGCTGGGTTCTGCGGCATCTCAACGCGAAACAGTGTGAATCGAATCATCCACGACCTTAAACAAGAAAAAGTGATCGAGATCCAGCATCAAAAAATCGTCGTTCTTGATCTGGACTATCTTGCTGATTACACCACACAATGA
- the cbiM gene encoding cobalt transporter CbiM → MHIPENYLSPETCGVMLATAAPFWYFSIRKVEAQVSLHKETIPMLGLSSSLSFLIMMFNLPVPGGTTAHAVGGVLLAILMGPWAACLSVSAALFLQALLFGDGGILAFGANCFTMAIVMPFVGYGVYQLVKKHWPKIGAFLAAYLGVNAAAFTTAVLLGIQPVLFHDAANHPLYNPYPLAITIPAMMSTHLLIIGFVEGFFTLGVLKFVKRTNEPAPLSAPVEGTNTQRLKYVLITFLLLSPLGLLASGTAFGEWDLQELLQTLRDYHLPANKPQGMVKGWSFHSLFTDYTIPGLPVGIGYILCGVTAILVFLFIYRVLFERRNKHA, encoded by the coding sequence ATGCACATCCCTGAAAATTATCTTAGTCCTGAAACCTGCGGCGTCATGCTGGCCACAGCTGCACCGTTTTGGTATTTCTCTATACGAAAGGTCGAAGCGCAAGTCTCACTGCACAAGGAAACGATCCCTATGCTGGGTCTTTCCTCCTCTCTTTCTTTTCTGATCATGATGTTTAATCTTCCGGTGCCGGGGGGAACAACGGCTCATGCAGTCGGGGGTGTTCTTCTTGCTATCTTGATGGGTCCCTGGGCTGCTTGTCTTTCTGTCTCGGCAGCACTCTTCTTACAGGCACTGCTTTTCGGCGATGGCGGGATTCTCGCCTTCGGAGCGAACTGTTTTACGATGGCTATCGTTATGCCTTTTGTTGGATACGGTGTCTATCAATTAGTTAAAAAGCATTGGCCTAAAATAGGCGCCTTTCTGGCTGCGTATCTAGGTGTAAATGCCGCAGCGTTTACGACAGCGGTCTTACTGGGCATACAGCCTGTGCTTTTCCATGATGCTGCCAATCATCCCCTTTACAATCCGTACCCGTTAGCCATCACTATTCCCGCGATGATGAGCACACATCTGCTGATCATCGGTTTTGTTGAAGGGTTCTTCACATTAGGTGTGCTGAAATTTGTCAAACGAACAAACGAACCTGCGCCATTGTCGGCACCCGTCGAAGGAACAAATACACAACGGCTGAAGTATGTTCTGATTACCTTTCTTTTACTTTCTCCGCTTGGTTTATTAGCCAGTGGGACTGCTTTTGGCGAATGGGATCTGCAGGAGCTGCTCCAAACCTTGCGCGACTACCATTTACCCGCCAACAAGCCGCAAGGAATGGTGAAAGGCTGGAGCTTCCATTCTTTATTTACGGACTATACGATCCCAGGATTGCCTGTAGGAATTGGGTATATTCTCTGCGGCGTCACCGCTATTTTGGTCTTTCTTTTTATTTATCGTGTTCTTTTTGAAAGAAGGAACAAGCATGCCTGA
- a CDS encoding energy-coupling factor transporter transmembrane component T family protein: MPDWLTSQNEDALLLDKKNSFLMKNQKGLLFILEKFDHGSERSAASAIHPSLRFLSTLALLLIVSLSQKMLVLWICGLYIFSGLLFFSQKDLKKILGKSVLLSAMPFLIYLPSLLLHQGTFLFLIRVPLIACLISQYTETATTYELLSLLKRWHLPNIVLFQLDITIKYIYILAKVMVHMMKGISARHVGNQQVKLYLGTNVIALIYLRSLDYGKKLQQAMEARGFNGTYPTHKLALKKIDYVYILTQVTLLFVLFFIGKV, translated from the coding sequence ATGCCTGATTGGTTGACGTCGCAAAATGAGGACGCGTTGCTGCTTGATAAAAAAAATTCCTTTCTGATGAAAAATCAGAAAGGGCTTCTTTTTATCCTTGAGAAATTTGACCATGGATCAGAAAGAAGCGCGGCGTCAGCGATCCATCCTTCGCTTCGTTTTCTTTCAACGCTTGCTTTGCTGCTGATCGTGAGTCTGTCACAAAAAATGTTGGTGCTGTGGATCTGCGGGTTGTACATTTTTAGTGGGCTGCTTTTCTTTTCTCAAAAGGACCTCAAAAAAATTTTAGGAAAAAGCGTGCTCTTGTCAGCAATGCCTTTTCTCATCTACTTGCCTAGTCTCCTCCTGCATCAAGGGACGTTTCTTTTCCTGATACGTGTGCCGTTGATCGCCTGCTTGATCAGCCAGTATACGGAGACGGCTACGACTTACGAGCTGCTTTCTTTGTTAAAGCGCTGGCACTTGCCGAATATCGTCTTATTTCAATTGGATATCACGATCAAATACATTTATATTTTGGCGAAGGTAATGGTTCATATGATGAAAGGAATCAGTGCGCGTCATGTAGGTAATCAACAGGTGAAACTGTATCTAGGGACCAACGTGATCGCTTTGATCTATTTACGTTCGCTTGATTATGGAAAAAAGCTCCAGCAAGCGATGGAAGCACGCGGATTCAATGGAACGTATCCCACGCATAAACTAGCTTTGAAGAAAATCGACTACGTTTATATTTTGACGCAAGTCACACTTTTATTCGTTCTTTTTTTCATTGGGAAGGTGTAA
- a CDS encoding ABC transporter ATP-binding protein, which translates to MFELEDVCFSYPETQREVFAPYSTTIPQGAYLLLMGDNGSGKSTLLNLLAGFQQPSAGKILFKGEDMRQWQKKKKAFYRHFGILFQEVDHQLFNNSVYDEIAFGPRQLGLSEEEVRRRVEDCLALLSIAPLRQRVPYQLSGGEKKKVAFASILAMNPETFLLDEPFNGLTKDSEKLFKEILRKLHDLGKTILIASHDYRSFQDEPVDVLLFTEKITPYKKEDIQKDQKLIARLASY; encoded by the coding sequence ATGTTTGAATTAGAAGATGTTTGCTTTAGTTATCCTGAGACACAGCGGGAGGTATTCGCCCCTTATTCAACCACGATCCCTCAAGGGGCCTATCTTTTATTGATGGGGGACAACGGCAGCGGAAAATCGACACTGCTGAATCTTTTAGCCGGCTTCCAGCAGCCGTCTGCGGGAAAGATTTTGTTTAAAGGCGAGGATATGCGCCAGTGGCAAAAGAAGAAAAAAGCTTTTTACCGACACTTTGGCATTCTTTTTCAGGAAGTTGATCATCAATTATTCAACAATTCTGTGTATGATGAGATTGCTTTTGGGCCTAGACAGCTAGGGTTATCCGAGGAAGAAGTGCGTCGGCGGGTGGAGGATTGTCTTGCCTTGCTGTCGATTGCCCCCCTCCGCCAACGAGTTCCTTATCAACTGTCTGGCGGTGAGAAGAAAAAAGTCGCCTTCGCCAGTATTTTAGCCATGAATCCTGAAACATTTTTATTGGACGAACCCTTCAACGGATTGACGAAGGATTCGGAAAAATTATTCAAAGAGATCTTGCGGAAGCTCCACGACTTGGGAAAAACCATTTTGATCGCTTCCCATGATTACCGCAGCTTTCAAGACGAACCCGTCGATGTCTTGCTTTTCACGGAAAAAATCACTCCCTATAAAAAAGAAGACATTCAAAAGGATCAAAAATTGATTGCTCGTTTAGCTAGTTATTAA
- a CDS encoding ATP-dependent sacrificial sulfur transferase LarE: protein MTALEKEQRLIQQLKETNKLAIAYSGGVASSYLLHTALNVLGPRNILAIVMNSELISDEEFNEALDLAEAMGANVLGLEMSELSQPKIATNTSVSLYYSKKMLYQTIHAAAVEEGFPVLADGMIMDNKEDFQLGLKARDEEGIISFLQEADLYEEDVRQLAKEAGLSNWNRNSLWSLANRFPRGKKLTLSDIEKVFEGEKYLREIGFPIVRLHSENEEARIEVPEQHLLPLVEKKEEIIAHIKQLGFSHVSIDLEGFHYERESKKRTIQRKTIS from the coding sequence ATGACAGCGTTAGAAAAAGAACAACGGTTGATTCAACAATTAAAAGAAACCAACAAACTTGCTATTGCCTATTCTGGAGGTGTCGCTAGTTCCTACCTCCTCCATACCGCACTAAACGTGTTAGGTCCCCGCAACATCTTAGCGATCGTCATGAATTCTGAATTGATCTCTGATGAAGAATTTAATGAGGCGTTAGATTTGGCTGAAGCGATGGGCGCAAATGTTTTAGGTCTTGAAATGAGCGAGCTTTCTCAGCCTAAAATCGCCACAAATACTTCTGTCAGTTTGTATTACAGCAAAAAGATGCTCTATCAAACGATCCATGCCGCAGCCGTCGAAGAAGGATTTCCGGTCCTTGCGGATGGAATGATCATGGACAACAAAGAAGATTTCCAACTTGGGTTAAAGGCCCGAGACGAGGAAGGCATCATCAGCTTTTTGCAAGAAGCTGATTTGTACGAAGAAGATGTCCGGCAATTAGCGAAGGAGGCCGGCCTTTCTAATTGGAACAGAAATAGTCTCTGGAGCTTGGCGAACCGTTTTCCTCGAGGAAAAAAATTGACCCTCAGCGATATCGAGAAAGTTTTTGAAGGAGAAAAATATTTACGTGAGATCGGCTTTCCCATCGTTCGCCTGCACAGTGAGAACGAGGAAGCACGGATCGAAGTCCCCGAACAGCACTTGCTGCCCTTAGTTGAAAAGAAAGAAGAAATCATTGCCCACATCAAACAGCTAGGCTTCAGTCATGTGTCGATCGACCTTGAAGGGTTTCATTACGAACGGGAATCAAAAAAACGCACGATCCAGAGAAAAACAATCTCTTAA
- the msrB gene encoding peptide-methionine (R)-S-oxide reductase MsrB translates to MEQEELKKKLSPMEYAVTQENATERPFSGAYDDFYKKGIYVDVVSGEPLFSSSDKYDAGCGWPAFSRPIEKRGVAEKADFSHGMHRVEVRSKEADSHLGHVFNDGPQDQGGLRYCINSAALRFIPVDEMEAAGYSEYKELVK, encoded by the coding sequence ATGGAACAAGAAGAATTGAAAAAGAAACTCTCACCAATGGAATATGCAGTGACTCAGGAAAATGCGACAGAACGTCCATTCTCTGGAGCGTACGACGATTTCTACAAAAAGGGCATCTACGTCGATGTCGTTAGCGGTGAACCGTTGTTTTCTTCAAGTGACAAATACGATGCCGGTTGTGGCTGGCCAGCCTTTAGCCGTCCGATTGAAAAGCGGGGAGTTGCTGAGAAAGCCGATTTTTCTCACGGGATGCATCGGGTAGAAGTACGCAGCAAAGAAGCCGATTCTCATCTTGGTCATGTGTTCAATGATGGCCCGCAGGATCAAGGCGGTCTGCGCTATTGCATCAACTCCGCAGCGTTACGTTTTATCCCTGTCGATGAGATGGAAGCAGCAGGCTACAGCGAGTACAAAGAATTAGTAAAATAA
- a CDS encoding Maf family protein — protein MTVILASQSPRRKELLGWLLPAFDIQPADIDEDVKDRYKPTDYVMEMARQKAAVVAEKQPEALVIASDTVVVLGEQILGKPKSREEAFGMLQRMSGGSHLVYTSVVIRQKEQTAEKLTSAKVTFYSLTDEEINRYLDSDDYKDKAGAYGIQNGAGVFVEQIEGDYYSIVGFPVGAVNQMLKAFDD, from the coding sequence ATGACCGTTATCTTAGCCTCACAGTCTCCACGGAGAAAAGAGTTATTAGGCTGGCTGCTGCCAGCATTTGATATACAACCAGCGGACATTGATGAAGACGTCAAGGATCGTTATAAACCAACGGATTACGTGATGGAGATGGCACGCCAGAAAGCCGCGGTAGTGGCAGAGAAGCAGCCAGAAGCATTGGTGATCGCCAGTGACACTGTCGTCGTATTGGGCGAACAAATCCTAGGAAAACCCAAGAGTCGTGAAGAAGCCTTTGGTATGCTGCAACGTATGAGCGGCGGCAGTCACTTGGTGTATACATCGGTAGTGATCCGTCAAAAAGAACAAACAGCAGAAAAATTGACCTCTGCAAAAGTGACCTTTTACTCATTGACGGATGAAGAGATCAATCGCTACCTGGACAGCGACGATTACAAAGACAAAGCCGGCGCCTATGGTATCCAAAATGGCGCAGGTGTCTTCGTTGAACAAATCGAAGGCGACTATTACAGCATCGTTGGATTTCCAGTAGGGGCGGTAAATCAAATGCTGAAGGCCTTTGATGATTGA
- the mutL gene encoding DNA mismatch repair endonuclease MutL, with protein MGKIQELSERLANQIAAGEVVERPASVVKELVENAIDAGATQIDILIEEAGLKKIQIVDNGEGISGDDVENAFKRHATSKIHNRDDLFRIRTLGFRGEALPSIASVSEMTLETATADEAQGSYLFLKGGKIEEHRPTALRTGTKITVENLFFNTPARLKYVKSLQTELSNIGDIVNRMALSHPQIAFRLVHDGHKMLSTSGSGDLKQTLAGIYGVATAKKMLKVEAKDLDFTLKGYISLPEVTRASRNYLSLIINGRYIKNYALNKAIIQGYQSKLMVGRFPIAVLEITMDPLLIDVNVHPTKQEIRLSKEKELMALISQGIAETLRQINLIPDVGENPSFKKKVEKLQTEQLDLPLEEQTKKKSDLNYDPKTGIFYVEPKAPEIVETPIPLNEEIVEKTMTVPLETEAEKLSIVEETIEPLAEASAPFEETVDQEAANTDHPEFDLSTQSGEKVIEQAITKLEHEQPKERFPMLEYFGQMHGTYLFAQSKDGLYIIDQHAAQERIKYEYFREKIGDVSDDLQELLVPFVLDYPNNDAIKLKEKTELLQEVGIYLEEFGPNSFIVRAHPTWYPAGQEESIIREMIDMLLITGSVSVKKFREATAITMSCKRSIKANHHLNEAQARVLLSDLAQCENPFNCPHGRPVLIHFSNSDMEHMFKRIQDPH; from the coding sequence ATGGGCAAGATCCAAGAATTATCTGAACGTTTAGCCAATCAGATCGCTGCCGGAGAAGTTGTGGAACGTCCGGCCTCGGTCGTGAAAGAATTGGTAGAAAATGCGATCGATGCGGGGGCGACCCAGATCGATATTTTGATCGAAGAAGCGGGATTGAAAAAAATTCAAATCGTCGACAATGGCGAAGGCATCAGCGGAGACGACGTGGAGAATGCCTTTAAACGCCATGCCACCAGCAAGATCCACAATCGCGATGACTTGTTCCGCATTCGGACATTGGGGTTTCGCGGTGAGGCGTTGCCGTCGATCGCCTCTGTTTCTGAGATGACCTTGGAGACAGCGACCGCCGATGAAGCGCAAGGTTCGTACCTTTTCTTGAAGGGCGGCAAGATTGAAGAGCATCGCCCGACCGCGTTGCGGACAGGGACAAAAATCACCGTGGAGAACTTGTTTTTCAACACGCCTGCACGGCTGAAATATGTCAAATCCCTCCAAACGGAGCTGTCCAACATTGGTGATATCGTCAACCGGATGGCGCTGAGTCATCCTCAGATCGCGTTTCGTTTGGTTCACGATGGGCACAAAATGCTGAGCACCAGCGGAAGCGGTGATCTGAAGCAGACGCTTGCCGGGATCTATGGTGTTGCGACTGCGAAGAAAATGCTGAAGGTCGAAGCCAAAGACTTAGACTTTACCTTGAAGGGATACATTTCACTTCCTGAAGTGACGCGGGCAAGCCGAAATTATTTGTCCCTCATCATCAACGGCCGGTATATCAAAAACTACGCCTTGAATAAGGCGATCATCCAAGGCTATCAATCGAAATTGATGGTGGGGCGTTTTCCGATTGCTGTGTTGGAAATCACCATGGACCCCTTGCTGATCGATGTCAATGTCCATCCGACGAAACAAGAAATTCGTCTCTCTAAAGAAAAAGAATTGATGGCGCTCATCAGTCAAGGGATCGCGGAAACTCTTCGTCAAATCAACCTGATCCCAGATGTTGGTGAAAACCCAAGCTTCAAGAAGAAAGTTGAAAAGCTCCAAACAGAGCAATTAGATTTGCCGTTAGAGGAACAGACCAAGAAAAAAAGCGATTTGAATTACGATCCCAAGACGGGGATTTTCTATGTAGAACCGAAAGCGCCGGAAATCGTTGAGACGCCGATTCCCTTAAACGAAGAGATCGTCGAGAAAACGATGACGGTCCCGCTGGAAACAGAAGCGGAGAAGCTGTCGATCGTAGAAGAAACAATCGAACCGCTAGCGGAGGCTTCCGCGCCATTTGAAGAGACCGTCGATCAAGAAGCTGCGAATACCGACCATCCTGAGTTCGACCTAAGCACCCAGTCCGGGGAAAAGGTGATCGAGCAGGCCATCACAAAACTGGAACATGAGCAGCCAAAGGAACGCTTTCCGATGCTGGAATATTTCGGTCAAATGCATGGCACGTATTTATTTGCTCAAAGTAAGGACGGGCTGTACATCATCGACCAGCACGCGGCCCAAGAACGAATCAAGTACGAATACTTCCGGGAAAAAATCGGTGATGTTTCAGACGATCTGCAAGAATTACTGGTGCCCTTTGTGTTGGATTACCCAAACAATGACGCCATCAAGCTGAAAGAGAAGACAGAGCTGTTGCAGGAGGTCGGGATTTATTTGGAAGAATTTGGTCCGAACAGCTTCATCGTTCGTGCCCACCCGACCTGGTATCCAGCAGGGCAAGAGGAAAGCATTATCCGCGAGATGATCGACATGCTGCTGATCACTGGTTCAGTCAGCGTCAAGAAATTCCGTGAAGCGACGGCGATCACGATGAGCTGTAAACGATCCATCAAAGCCAACCATCATTTGAATGAGGCGCAGGCACGTGTCTTGTTGTCCGATTTGGCACAATGCGAGAATCCCTTTAATTGCCCTCACGGCCGTCCCGTTCTGATTCATTTCAGTAACAGCGACATGGAGCATATGTTCAAACGAATCCAAGACCCACACTAG